Proteins co-encoded in one Melanotaenia boesemani isolate fMelBoe1 chromosome 23, fMelBoe1.pri, whole genome shotgun sequence genomic window:
- the LOC121634527 gene encoding decorin: MDNYCPPECACYGRVVQCSDKGVDKVPYGIPYNARYILLMNNHIDSIQLDLLTEYVSMEFLVLSNNRLTDGTIEGAFEGVPALKRLYMDRNFLESVPVDLPVSLEELRLDNNHLRVMSDTAWTRCPGLLVLSLSNNSLGNGSESLPDDVFSPLCNLLTLNLDHNQLASVPLGLPLSVKELYLRGNLIEQFRGGAFNGISKLVLLDLSANRLTNKGLNRDSLLNATHLESLNLEGNRLKQVPRHLPPSLKTLNLEDNLIFSIKKAAFNTLKNLEHLGLARNKIFKVAPGAFRMLPILHQLDLCHNTLRQVPRQLPRGLHSITLTHNKIQSVPRDAFCWGNKSLSGLVQVQLEHNLIDMGKLDSQAFRCLRGFQVVHFY, translated from the exons ATGGATAACTACTGTCCACCTGAGTGTGCCTGTTATGGAAG agtGGTCCAGTGTTCAGATAAAGGTGTGGATAAGGTTCCTTATGGTATTCCTTATAATGCTCGCTACATTCTTCTGATGAATAACCACATTGACAGCATTCAGCTGGACTTGCTCACTGAATATGTCTCTATGGAGTTCCTCGTACTGAGCAACAATAGGCTCACAGATGGTACCATAGAAGGAGCGTTTGAGGGAGTCCCAGCTCTGAAGCGTCTCTATATGGACAGGAACTTTCTCGAAAGTGTCCCAGTCGACCTCCCAGTTTCGCTTGAAGAGCTTCGTCTGGACAACAACCACCTGAGGGTGATGTCGGACACAGCCTGGACACGATGTCCTGGCCTCTTGGTTCTGAGCCTGAGCAACAACAGCCTGGGAAACGGATCTGAATCTCTTCCTGATGATGTGTTCTCTCCTCTGTGCAACCTGCTCACTCTGAACCTGGATCACAACCAGTTAGCGTCAGTACCTCTGGGGTTACCTCTGTCCGTTAAGGAGCTATATCTAAGAGGGAATCTCATTGAGCAGTTTCGTGGAGGAGCATTCAATGGTATATCAAAGCTGGTGCTCCTGGATCTGAGTGCAAACAGACTAACCAACAAAGGTCTTAACAGGGATTCCCTCCTCAATGCAACACACTTGGAAAGCCTTAACTTAGAAGGAAATAGACTGAAACAAGTGCCACGACACCTTCCGCCTtcacttaaaactctaaacctGGAGGACAACCTCATATTCTCCATAAAAAAGGCAGCTTTCAACACCCTGAAAAACCTGGAACATCTAGGCTTGGCAAGGAATAAGATATTCAAAGTGGCACCAGGTGCATTTAGGATGCTGCCCATCCTGCATCAGTTAGACCTCTGCCACAACACTTTACGCCAGGTGCCCAGACAGCTGCCTCGAGGTCTGCACTCAATCACACTCACTCACAACAAGATTCAGTCAGTGCCTCGGGATGCTTTCTGCTGGGGTAATAAGAGTCTCAGCGGGCTtgtgcaggtgcagctggagCACAATTTAATTGATATGGGGAAGTTGGATTCACAGGCTTTCCGATGTTTGCGAGGATTCCAGGTGGTGCACTTCTACTGA